The Pseudanabaena yagii GIHE-NHR1 genome segment AACACCACCGAGGTCATTGTCAGAGGTTTGCTCGGTCTCGAAAGTACCAGCGATTTCGCCAGTATCAGCATTCAACTTAGCAATTTGCAAGGATAGAGTACCCTTAGAGGTCGAGTCATCCTTAACGCTGCGGTTATCGAAAGAGTTACGCTTTGCAGGTAAAGCTTCAGCAGCGTCATAACCGATCGCTAGACCACGACCCTTAGGATCGATAAAGCCAGAACCACGATAGGTAGGAACATCGGTTGAACCAACAAAGTCAACGGATGTAGTCAGACCATTTACACCGGGGTTTGTGGTTGCCTTATAACCCTTGATGGTGAACAAAATCGCTACCAATTCACCACCGGGCATTTTGACAGTGATCGGTTGATAATCTAGCCCATCGGTTTCTACTAGGCTCAAGCTACCATCGCTATTACCAGTAACAGTTGCCTTTACGAAGTCAAGACTAGAAGTAGAGCGAGTCATTAACTTACTAGCTACGAACTCAGGCTTTTTGCGCTTGTTGTTCGATTCTTCTTTGACATAGAAGGAGGTTGGCTCTAAGCAAAGGTCGGTAATTTCGACAGACTGACCTGCACCAACGGGAATAAAGTTA includes the following:
- the psbO gene encoding photosystem II manganese-stabilizing polypeptide, with translation MKFRSFTKAIFTLCISLCMLVASGVFASTTFAAVPPGLTYDQIVNTGLANKCGDILGASRGGRNFIPVGAGQSVEITDLCLEPTSFYVKEESNNKRKKPEFVASKLMTRSTSSLDFVKATVTGNSDGSLSLVETDGLDYQPITVKMPGGELVAILFTIKGYKATTNPGVNGLTTSVDFVGSTDVPTYRGSGFIDPKGRGLAIGYDAAEALPAKRNSFDNRSVKDDSTSKGTLSLQIAKLNADTGEIAGTFETEQTSDNDLGGVEPKEVIIRGVFYGKVNA